ACAGCTATATCTGTTGTGATCGCAGCACTGGTGAACCACGCTGAACTGCAAGCCGACTGGCTTTGGTCTATCGCTTTAAGCCCAAAGCAACAAAAAGCCCCCACCAATCGGCGGGGGCTTTCTAGTTCAGTTGATCTGAACTTTGGTTGGTTTCCAGATCAACCGATTGCAGGTGCCTGAAGAGCCACAGGTGTGGACTCAGCAGCTGCCAGGTCGAGAGGGAAGTTATGAGCGTTGCGCTCGTGCATCACTTCCATGCCGAGACCGGCACGGTTCAACACGTCGGCCCAGGTGTTCAGGACACGGCCCTGACCATCAAGGATGGACTGGTTGAAGTTGAAGCCGTTCAGGTTGAAGGCCATGGTTGACACGCCAAGGGCGGTGAACCAGATGCCGACAACAGGCCAGGCTGCAAGGAAGAAGTGAAGGCTACGGCTGTTGTTGAAGGAGGCGTATTGGAAGATCAGGCGACCGAAGTAGCCGTGAGCAGCCACGATGTTGTACGTCTCTTCTTCTTGGCCGAACTTGTAGCCATAGTTCTGGGACTCGGTCTCGGTTGTTTCACGAACCAAGGAGGAGGTCACCAATGAACCGTGCATGGCGGAGAACAGTGAACCACCGAACACACCAGCAACTCCCAGCATGTGGAAGGGGTGCATCAAGATGTTGTGCTCAGCCTGGAACACCAACATGTAGTTGAAGGTTCCAGAGATGCCCAAAGGCATGGCGTCAGAGAACGAACCCTGACCGAAGGGGTAAACCAGGAACACTGCAGATGCAGCAGCAACAGGTGCGCTGTATGCAACACAGATCCAAGGGCGCATGCCCAAGCGGTAGGAAAGTTCCCACTCACGTCCCATATAGGCGTAGATGCCGATCAGGAAGTGGAACACAACCAGTTGGAAAGGACCGCCGTTGTAGAGCCACTCGTCGAGTGAGGCAGCTTCCCAGATTGGGTAGAAGTGCAAGCCGATGGCGTTGCTGGAAGGAACAACAGCACCAGAAATGATGTTGTTGCCATACATCAGTGAACCTGCAACAGGCTCGCGGATGCCGTCGATATCAACCGGAGGTGCGGCGATGAAAGCGACGATGAAGCAGGTGGTAGCGGCAAGCAGTGTGGGGATCATCAACACACCGAACCAACCGACATACAGACGGTTGTTCGTGGAGGTGACCCAATCACAGAACTGCTGCCAACCGTTAGCGCCGGAGCGCTGCTGGATGGTGGTAGTCATGAGAACGGAAATAGATGCCTGTAGAGACGAGCCCTTGAGGCGAAATAAGACTGGAAAGATCCAGCTCACAAAATTTAATTGAGTTGTGTTGCCTTGTGTTGCGCCTGGGATAGCGACTCATCATCACGCCCATAAAGCCAGCTAATAAGTGGCCTTGTTGCTGTTCGGCTCATAGCGTTAGCGAGATGCAAACAAGTCGGCGCTTATTTCTGAAGCTGTTAGCAACCACGGCAGTGAGTCCGTCCTTCCTTCATGCCGTGCAAGCAGCGCCTAACCAAAAAACGTTTGAATCAGTTGCCGTCTTAGAGCGAGGGAATCTTCGCCTTGCATTGATCAGTGATCTCAACGGACCTTATGGATCAACCATCTACAGCCCCACCGTTGCAACAGGATTTGATCTGCTCTCTGAACTGAAACCAGATCTGGTGCTTTGCGCAGGAGACATGGTGGCCGGCCAGAAGATCAGCCTGACGGATTCGCAGCTTGAGGCGATGTGGAGCAGCTTCCAATCCACCATTCTCAATCCCCTCCTTCAGCAGGGGATTGGAATGATCCCAACGATGGGCAATCACGACGCATCCAGTCAGAAATGGTCCTCTCAGTACGTGTTTGCAAGAGAACGCCATCAGGCAGAA
The Synechococcus sp. CC9311 DNA segment above includes these coding regions:
- the psbA gene encoding photosystem II q(b) protein, whose protein sequence is MTTTIQQRSGANGWQQFCDWVTSTNNRLYVGWFGVLMIPTLLAATTCFIVAFIAAPPVDIDGIREPVAGSLMYGNNIISGAVVPSSNAIGLHFYPIWEAASLDEWLYNGGPFQLVVFHFLIGIYAYMGREWELSYRLGMRPWICVAYSAPVAAASAVFLVYPFGQGSFSDAMPLGISGTFNYMLVFQAEHNILMHPFHMLGVAGVFGGSLFSAMHGSLVTSSLVRETTETESQNYGYKFGQEEETYNIVAAHGYFGRLIFQYASFNNSRSLHFFLAAWPVVGIWFTALGVSTMAFNLNGFNFNQSILDGQGRVLNTWADVLNRAGLGMEVMHERNAHNFPLDLAAAESTPVALQAPAIG